One genomic window of Lolium perenne isolate Kyuss_39 unplaced genomic scaffold, Kyuss_2.0 unplaced35, whole genome shotgun sequence includes the following:
- the LOC139834333 gene encoding LOW QUALITY PROTEIN: uncharacterized protein (The sequence of the model RefSeq protein was modified relative to this genomic sequence to represent the inferred CDS: inserted 5 bases in 4 codons) — MSSGTLHFPAILVTVTCNPRRCVRTPWSGRERKDFFSEQPPXFQTQEFTFPYEHSKGRLRVRRGSLLCLHTRLPFSESSAGPPITSLRPEGFIAXKRPGRGLPQRKAQRMSDAKPRTSLRSYWHTLLKKKEQTPLKTGVRYNKAISVHXSHGAVRGRYRSYSSQPASXVSFPLEVMEVWINRRKEILYLRVTTRYGAIVVFGVA, encoded by the exons ATGTCGTCGGGTACTCTTCACTTCCCCGCCATTCTTGTAACCGTCACCTGTAATCCGCGCAGGTGTGTCCGCACCCCCTGGAGTGGACGAGAAAGAAAGGATTTTTTCTCGGAGCAACCCC GGTTCCAGACCCAGGAGTTCACTTTCCCGTATGAGCATTCG AAGGGTCGTCTGAGGGTTCGCCGCGGTTCATTGCTGTGCTTACACACTAGGCTACCCTTCTCCGAAAGCTCCGCGGGACCACCTATCACTAGTCTTCGGCCGGAGGGGTTTATTG CAAAAAGGCCGGGACGCGGGCTCCCGCAGAGGAAAGCCCAACGAATGTCAGATGCAAAGCCCCGCACCTCATTAAGATCATATTGGCATACTCTCCTAAAAAAAAAAGAGCAGACCCCATTGAAGACGGGAGTGAGGTACAACAAGGCCATTTCCGTCC CTTCTCACGGAGCCGTACGTGGACGTTACCGCTCATACAGCTCCCAGCCAGCAAG AGTTAGCTTTCCTCTAGAAGTCATGGAAGTGTGGATAAATCGACGGAAG GAAATCCTATACCTGCGTGTTACCACCCGGTATGGAGCCATCGTCGTCTTCGGCGTAGCGTGA